A window from Desulfobaccales bacterium encodes these proteins:
- the nuoE gene encoding NADH-quinone oxidoreductase subunit NuoE: MIPDELRERLKTRISEAESPREQAINVMYEVQRHYGYLTDEGLEEAAALVGMTPLELEELATFYDFIYREPVGRFVLHVCDGVVCWMFHEGSLFDYMCQKLGVCAGEVTADGMFTVLPTACIGYCDQAPAMVVNGQFFGHLTPKRIDEILEQLKLAPCDIVLCR; the protein is encoded by the coding sequence ATGATTCCAGACGAATTACGAGAACGGCTCAAAACCCGCATCAGCGAGGCCGAGTCCCCTCGGGAACAGGCCATCAATGTCATGTATGAAGTCCAGCGGCATTATGGCTATCTTACCGACGAAGGCCTGGAAGAAGCCGCGGCCTTGGTGGGGATGACTCCCCTGGAGCTGGAGGAGCTGGCCACCTTCTATGATTTCATTTATCGGGAGCCGGTGGGCCGCTTTGTCCTCCACGTCTGTGACGGCGTGGTCTGTTGGATGTTCCACGAGGGGTCGCTGTTTGATTATATGTGCCAGAAACTGGGGGTCTGCGCCGGGGAAGTTACTGCGGACGGCATGTTCACCGTGCTGCCCACCGCGTGTATCGGCTACTGCGACCAGGCCCCGGCCATGGTGGTTAACGGCCAGTTTTTCGGGCATCTTACCCCAAAGCGGATCGATGAGATCCTGGAGCAATTAAAACTCGCACCCTGTGATATTGTTTTGTGCCGGTGA
- a CDS encoding NADH-ubiquinone oxidoreductase-F iron-sulfur binding region domain-containing protein, giving the protein MYVQALLKDCEKSCPTSFEDYRAGGGYEALSEVVLKLSPQDLIERLKESGLLGRGGARFPTWRKWSFVHEGAPHPRYVVANTDEMEPGTFKDRYLVNTNPHLVIEGLILAGYAIRAQKGFYFIRPTYEKDAQLMERELQMAREAGFLGKNLLGSDFSFDIIVHRSAGRYICGEATAQVQAIMGKRAHPLKTVHMTDTGLWDKPTIVNNAETLACVPLVIRNGGKWFKSLARTEAGDGTMLFCISGKVKNPGCYELPMGIPFREILEEVAGGMLPGSELKAFIPGGASTAFLPPKFLDVAMDNEGLKAIGHRLGTGAIMVFDQHSCLVGATLNLMEYFSRESCGFCTPCREGIPYIRDLLWRIETGDGKEKYITMLREMAGHMSKAYCAFAPGAAESLLGLLNYFEDEVREHIRQRQCPLKMIDGPGRELWYPPQE; this is encoded by the coding sequence ATGTACGTGCAAGCCCTTTTAAAAGATTGCGAGAAGAGCTGTCCCACCAGCTTTGAGGACTATCGCGCCGGGGGCGGCTACGAGGCCCTGTCCGAAGTGGTCCTGAAATTATCCCCTCAGGATCTGATCGAGCGCCTCAAGGAGTCCGGCCTGTTAGGACGGGGGGGAGCCCGCTTCCCCACATGGCGCAAATGGAGCTTTGTCCACGAAGGCGCCCCCCACCCACGCTACGTCGTCGCCAATACCGACGAAATGGAGCCGGGCACTTTCAAGGACCGCTACCTAGTCAACACCAACCCCCATCTGGTCATCGAAGGCTTGATCCTGGCGGGTTACGCCATCAGGGCACAGAAAGGGTTCTATTTCATCCGCCCCACCTACGAAAAAGACGCCCAACTGATGGAACGGGAGCTGCAGATGGCGCGGGAAGCGGGGTTTTTGGGGAAAAACCTCCTGGGCAGCGATTTTTCCTTTGATATTATAGTGCACCGCAGCGCCGGCCGCTACATCTGCGGGGAGGCGACGGCCCAGGTCCAGGCTATTATGGGCAAACGGGCCCACCCACTAAAAACTGTGCACATGACTGACACCGGCCTATGGGATAAGCCCACCATCGTCAACAACGCCGAAACCCTGGCATGTGTGCCCCTGGTTATTCGTAACGGCGGCAAATGGTTCAAGAGTCTCGCCCGCACCGAAGCCGGCGATGGCACCATGCTTTTCTGCATCAGCGGCAAGGTCAAGAATCCCGGCTGCTATGAGCTGCCCATGGGCATCCCCTTCCGGGAAATCCTGGAGGAAGTAGCCGGAGGGATGCTGCCGGGGTCCGAACTCAAGGCCTTCATTCCCGGCGGCGCTTCCACCGCCTTCCTGCCCCCAAAATTTCTGGACGTGGCCATGGACAACGAGGGCTTGAAGGCCATAGGCCACCGCCTCGGCACCGGCGCCATCATGGTCTTTGACCAGCATAGCTGTCTCGTGGGCGCCACCTTGAACCTGATGGAATATTTTTCCCGGGAATCCTGCGGCTTTTGCACCCCCTGCCGGGAAGGCATCCCCTACATCCGGGATCTGTTGTGGCGTATCGAAACAGGCGATGGCAAAGAGAAATATATCACGATGCTCCGGGAAATGGCCGGACATATGAGCAAGGCCTATTGCGCCTTTGCTCCCGGAGCCGCGGAATCCCTCCTGGGCCTTCTGAACTACTTTGAGGATGAAGTCAGAGAGCACATCAGGCAGCGGCAGTGCCCGTTGAAGATGATCGATGGACCCGGCCGGGAGCTCTGGTATCCCCCTCAGGAATAA
- the nuoG gene encoding NADH-quinone oxidoreductase subunit NuoG, which produces MPKLTIDNRVIEVPEGANVLEAAEKLGIMIPRFCYHPAMGSIGACRVCAVMFLEGPVKGVEMSCMTKAKDGMVVSTTHPEAMEFRRYVIEWLMLNHPLDCPVCDEGGHCLLQDETVSGGHGIRRYLGPKRTYHDQDLGLFVQHEMNRCIQCWRCRRFYQEFAGYRDLGAMGIGNRTYFGRFSAGALESPFAGNLIDVCPTGVYTDKPSRFKSRRWHLERGPSLCLHCSLGCNIVGSAEYREMVRLEARLHEDVNGYFICDRGRYGFYYANLPTRPRQARAGGRNVPWDEAIQAAAARLAKVSRKYGPGAVACVGGARSSLETQGALKLFCRTHGWRDPQFFWDPLLERKVKAAVGRLDERLAVSLRQIEAADFILVAGVDPINEAPMLALALRQAQRQGATLAILDPRPVTLPCEFQHLAVAPGELDTALGALVKNALSSDQVAALPEPAHAFYDALPGQYPGDPNLAEPLPDLAAALQKSQKPVVVCGTDIVRETTPSIAAELALLLQAAGKQAGLFYLLPGANAFGAGLIMTPDQPNPADQPQAQWPWGTAELGEPLGPGQHALSADQILEAIDQGEIKALVLVENDPFWQSYDEERLAWALERLELLVVLDYVPSPMVIRANVLLPTISLFERTASSFVNQEGRAQTAPPVHFGGTPIALISPDLHPPRTFLDHVPGSDPRTPAEIFQELTQAVSRLKTPAPDLWVWLARQNPVFSRMTSLPEHPEGVRLLPEANSEPDFAASFKPPAALPPDTVELLLVDWTFGTEELAGYAEILRRAETLPVLCMHPRDAEKSGLTDGNRAAIHLPKGSLAVKVKVTAAMAPGVVVLPRHRQLDWRKLSETPVYLTPQHIDKVQG; this is translated from the coding sequence ATGCCCAAACTGACCATCGACAACCGGGTGATTGAAGTCCCAGAAGGCGCCAATGTGCTGGAGGCCGCCGAAAAATTGGGAATTATGATTCCCCGGTTCTGTTACCACCCGGCCATGGGGTCCATCGGGGCCTGCCGGGTTTGCGCGGTCATGTTTTTAGAGGGGCCGGTGAAGGGGGTGGAGATGAGCTGCATGACCAAGGCCAAAGACGGCATGGTCGTGTCCACTACCCACCCGGAAGCCATGGAGTTCCGCCGCTATGTCATCGAGTGGCTTATGTTGAACCATCCCCTGGACTGCCCAGTCTGCGACGAAGGCGGCCACTGCCTCCTCCAGGACGAGACCGTCTCCGGGGGCCACGGCATCCGGCGCTATTTAGGCCCCAAGCGCACCTATCACGACCAGGACCTGGGCCTGTTTGTCCAGCACGAAATGAACCGCTGCATCCAGTGCTGGCGCTGCCGCCGCTTCTACCAGGAGTTTGCCGGCTACCGGGACCTGGGGGCCATGGGGATCGGCAACCGCACCTATTTTGGGCGCTTCAGCGCTGGCGCCTTGGAAAGCCCGTTTGCCGGCAACCTCATCGATGTCTGTCCCACCGGGGTGTATACCGATAAACCCTCCCGCTTCAAAAGCCGGCGCTGGCACCTCGAGAGGGGGCCGTCCCTTTGCCTCCACTGCTCCCTGGGCTGCAACATCGTGGGCAGCGCCGAATACCGGGAAATGGTGCGCCTGGAAGCCCGCCTGCATGAGGACGTAAACGGCTACTTCATCTGTGACCGGGGCCGCTACGGCTTTTACTATGCCAATCTTCCTACCCGGCCCCGCCAGGCCAGGGCAGGAGGCCGGAACGTCCCCTGGGACGAGGCCATTCAGGCGGCCGCCGCGAGGCTGGCTAAGGTCAGCCGGAAGTACGGCCCCGGCGCGGTGGCCTGCGTCGGTGGCGCCCGCAGCAGCCTGGAGACCCAGGGAGCCCTCAAGCTCTTTTGCAGAACCCACGGCTGGCGGGACCCCCAGTTCTTCTGGGACCCTCTTCTAGAACGCAAAGTCAAGGCCGCGGTGGGCCGGCTGGATGAACGGCTGGCAGTTTCCCTGCGCCAGATTGAGGCCGCGGATTTTATCCTGGTCGCGGGCGTCGACCCCATCAACGAAGCCCCCATGCTGGCCCTGGCCCTGCGTCAGGCTCAGCGGCAAGGAGCCACGCTTGCGATCCTGGACCCCCGGCCCGTAACCCTGCCGTGCGAATTTCAGCACCTGGCGGTTGCCCCCGGAGAACTCGATACCGCGCTGGGCGCCCTGGTCAAAAACGCTCTGTCGTCCGATCAGGTGGCGGCCCTGCCCGAGCCCGCCCACGCCTTCTACGATGCCCTCCCCGGCCAGTACCCCGGTGACCCTAACCTGGCAGAGCCTTTGCCGGACCTGGCCGCAGCCTTGCAAAAAAGCCAAAAGCCGGTGGTGGTCTGTGGCACCGACATTGTCCGGGAGACCACGCCGTCTATCGCCGCGGAACTGGCCCTGCTCCTGCAAGCCGCCGGGAAACAGGCCGGATTATTCTATCTGTTGCCCGGGGCCAACGCCTTCGGGGCCGGGCTGATCATGACGCCGGACCAACCCAACCCCGCCGATCAGCCGCAGGCCCAGTGGCCCTGGGGCACGGCCGAGCTGGGGGAACCCCTGGGTCCCGGGCAGCACGCCTTAAGCGCCGACCAGATCCTGGAAGCCATCGACCAGGGCGAGATCAAGGCCCTGGTCCTGGTGGAAAACGACCCTTTCTGGCAGTCCTATGATGAAGAGCGGCTGGCCTGGGCCTTGGAAAGACTGGAACTCCTCGTGGTCCTGGACTATGTGCCGTCGCCCATGGTGATCCGGGCGAACGTGCTTTTGCCCACCATTTCTCTGTTCGAACGGACCGCGTCAAGTTTCGTCAACCAGGAAGGCCGGGCGCAAACGGCGCCACCGGTTCACTTCGGGGGGACGCCCATTGCCCTCATCAGCCCGGATCTTCATCCGCCCCGGACTTTCCTCGATCATGTACCCGGGAGCGATCCCCGCACTCCGGCGGAAATTTTCCAGGAGCTGACCCAGGCCGTCTCGAGGCTCAAGACCCCTGCCCCAGACCTCTGGGTCTGGCTGGCCCGGCAGAATCCCGTTTTCAGCCGCATGACCTCTTTGCCCGAGCACCCGGAGGGGGTCCGTCTGCTCCCGGAAGCGAACTCCGAGCCTGATTTTGCCGCGTCCTTTAAGCCGCCCGCAGCCTTGCCTCCAGATACCGTGGAACTCCTGCTGGTGGATTGGACCTTCGGCACTGAGGAACTGGCCGGTTACGCCGAAATCCTCCGGCGGGCGGAAACGCTCCCGGTACTCTGCATGCATCCCCGGGATGCTGAGAAATCTGGCCTGACAGACGGCAACCGGGCCGCCATCCATCTGCCCAAGGGGTCCCTGGCCGTCAAAGTAAAGGTAACAGCCGCCATGGCCCCGGGGGTGGTGGTGCTGCCCCGGCACCGGCAATTGGATTGGCGCAAGCTTTCGGAGACCCCGGTATATCTGACCCCGCAGCACATCGACAAGGTACAGGGATGA